A window from bacterium encodes these proteins:
- the tkt gene encoding transketolase codes for MAIDFESHHLAANTIRALAMDAVQRANSGHPGMPMGMADLATVLWQRHLVVDPDDPQWPDRDRFVLSNGHGSMLLYAVLHLCGFPVTMQDLMDFRQWGSPTAGHPEYEPELGIEMTTGPLGQGFGTAVGMAIAEAHLNAVFGDDLVDHRTWAFVSDGDLMEGISAETASLAGHLGLGKLVYVYDDNRISIDGRTDLTFSEDVAARFGAVGWHTVEVDGHDPIAIDEAYTAACAVADRPSLVIARTLIGKGAPNKEDTAGAHGAPLGPDEIAGWRRGAGWPAEDFHVPAGVAEYFGAGMDRGRAARIRWQERFRAASASDPGLEARWSSYHSPERVSLEGPGFEVGAGIATRRAIGAIFDEIGRKVPGLIGGSADLVGSTKTILSTGGSLARENPAGRNMHFGVREHAMGTIVNGLALHGGLRPYGATFFVFSDYMRPAIRLSALMDIPSIWVFTHESVFLGEDGPTHQPIEHLAAMRAMPNMAVFRPADAGEMLESWETVLNRSHPAIILGTRQAVPVLDRSGREGGVARGAYVLRDGDAAVVIATGSEVSVALEAADLLAGDHSIRVVSMPCAELFLEQPDDYRREVLGNGLPVASVEAGSTFGWSRFTGPDGLSIGIDRFGASAPAGRIAEELGLTGPAVARRLAAWLDGS; via the coding sequence ATGGCCATCGACTTCGAGAGCCACCACCTGGCCGCCAACACCATCCGCGCCCTGGCCATGGACGCGGTTCAGCGCGCCAACTCCGGCCATCCCGGCATGCCGATGGGAATGGCCGATCTGGCCACCGTCCTGTGGCAGCGCCACCTGGTGGTGGATCCCGACGATCCGCAGTGGCCCGACCGGGATCGGTTCGTGCTCTCCAACGGGCACGGTTCGATGCTCCTGTACGCAGTTCTCCACCTGTGCGGGTTCCCGGTCACGATGCAGGACCTGATGGACTTCCGCCAGTGGGGGTCGCCCACCGCGGGCCACCCCGAGTACGAGCCGGAGTTGGGGATCGAGATGACCACGGGGCCGCTCGGGCAGGGTTTCGGAACCGCCGTCGGCATGGCGATTGCCGAGGCCCACCTCAACGCGGTGTTCGGGGACGACCTTGTGGACCACCGCACCTGGGCGTTCGTGTCGGACGGCGACCTGATGGAGGGCATCTCCGCGGAGACGGCCTCGCTGGCCGGACACCTGGGTCTGGGCAAGCTCGTGTACGTGTACGACGACAACCGCATCTCGATAGACGGCCGCACCGACCTGACGTTCAGCGAGGACGTGGCGGCACGCTTCGGCGCCGTGGGATGGCACACGGTGGAGGTCGACGGTCATGACCCGATTGCCATCGATGAGGCGTACACCGCCGCCTGTGCGGTGGCCGATCGTCCATCGCTGGTTATCGCCCGGACTCTCATCGGTAAGGGCGCCCCCAACAAGGAGGACACGGCCGGCGCCCACGGCGCGCCCTTAGGGCCGGATGAGATCGCCGGGTGGCGCCGCGGCGCGGGCTGGCCCGCCGAGGACTTCCACGTTCCCGCCGGCGTGGCGGAGTACTTCGGCGCCGGTATGGACCGGGGCCGGGCCGCCCGGATCCGCTGGCAGGAGCGTTTCCGGGCCGCCAGCGCATCCGACCCCGGGCTGGAGGCACGCTGGTCGAGCTACCACTCTCCCGAGCGGGTGAGCCTGGAAGGGCCGGGATTCGAGGTAGGCGCCGGTATCGCCACCCGGCGGGCCATCGGGGCCATCTTCGACGAGATCGGCCGGAAGGTTCCCGGACTGATCGGTGGGTCCGCCGACCTCGTCGGATCGACCAAGACGATCCTGTCGACGGGTGGGAGCCTCGCCCGCGAGAATCCCGCGGGTCGGAACATGCATTTCGGGGTGCGCGAGCACGCCATGGGAACCATCGTCAACGGCCTCGCCCTCCACGGCGGGTTGCGACCCTACGGCGCCACCTTCTTCGTATTCAGCGATTACATGCGCCCCGCAATCCGTCTCTCCGCCCTCATGGACATCCCTTCGATCTGGGTATTCACCCACGAGTCGGTGTTCCTGGGGGAGGACGGCCCCACCCATCAGCCCATCGAACACCTGGCCGCCATGCGTGCCATGCCGAATATGGCGGTGTTCCGGCCGGCCGATGCGGGAGAGATGCTCGAGTCGTGGGAGACGGTGCTCAACCGGAGCCATCCGGCCATCATCCTCGGAACCCGGCAGGCAGTGCCGGTACTGGACCGTTCCGGACGGGAGGGCGGCGTGGCCCGAGGCGCCTACGTGTTGCGGGACGGCGACGCCGCGGTCGTGATCGCCACCGGTTCCGAGGTCTCGGTGGCGCTGGAAGCGGCGGACCTGCTGGCGGGAGACCACTCGATCAGGGTGGTGAGCATGCCCTGTGCGGAGCTCTTCCTGGAGCAACCGGATGACTACCGCCGCGAGGTACTGGGGAACGGCCTACCGGTCGCCAGCGTTGAGGCCGGCTCGACCTTCGGCTGGTCGCGGTTCACCGGCCCGGATGGGCTGAGTATCGGCATCGACCGCTTCGGCGCATCGGCGCCGGCCGGCCGGATCGCCGAGGAGCTGGGCCTCACCGGTCCGGCGGTGGCCCGGCGCCTGGCAGCCTGGCTGGACGGTTCCTGA
- a CDS encoding ABC transporter permease: MSTVTADQVPSLSGWRNYVRNLWRWREFGWFLALGNLKARNASTSLGLVWWMLNPLIMAAVYFLVFGLILGGRRGEPQFIAWLLSGVFAFNYTATAMTSGANSILANRRLLVNIRFPRLILPISAVIETGVGFLMSIAVYYLIVWPADGVSPGVTLLWLPAAVALHTVFNLGLAGWTARLAIPFRDINNLIPHLTRLWLYLSPIIWPLSFLRDRGGLVEDLAVLNPMYGILSFYRMALMGRDLETGAFVLALLWTVVIGGGGILSFVRHEGNMVRHL, from the coding sequence GTGTCCACAGTAACCGCCGATCAGGTCCCCAGCCTCTCCGGGTGGCGTAACTACGTCCGGAACCTGTGGCGCTGGCGCGAGTTCGGGTGGTTCCTGGCCCTGGGCAACCTCAAGGCGCGCAACGCCTCCACCTCCCTGGGGCTGGTGTGGTGGATGCTGAACCCCCTGATCATGGCGGCCGTCTACTTCCTGGTGTTCGGCCTGATCCTGGGCGGCCGGCGCGGCGAGCCGCAGTTCATCGCCTGGCTCCTGTCCGGGGTGTTCGCCTTCAACTACACCGCCACCGCCATGACCTCGGGCGCCAACAGCATCCTGGCCAACCGCCGCCTCCTGGTGAACATCCGGTTCCCGCGGCTGATCCTGCCGATCTCCGCTGTCATCGAGACCGGGGTCGGCTTCCTGATGTCGATCGCCGTCTACTACCTAATCGTCTGGCCTGCCGACGGCGTTTCGCCGGGCGTCACGCTGCTGTGGTTACCGGCAGCCGTCGCCCTCCATACGGTCTTCAACCTGGGACTCGCCGGATGGACCGCTCGGCTTGCCATCCCGTTCCGGGACATCAACAACCTGATACCGCACCTGACCAGGCTGTGGCTCTACCTGTCCCCGATCATCTGGCCTCTGAGCTTCCTGAGAGATCGGGGCGGCCTGGTCGAGGACCTGGCGGTCCTGAACCCCATGTACGGGATCCTCTCGTTCTACCGGATGGCGCTCATGGGAAGGGATCTGGAAACCGGTGCGTTCGTGCTGGCGTTGCTGTGGACGGTGGTGATCGGCGGGGGCGGCATCCTCAGCTTCGTCCGGCACGAGGGCAACATGGTGCGGCATCTATGA
- a CDS encoding ABC transporter ATP-binding protein — protein sequence MRAARSPQAIRVSEVGVRYRSYVDRASTFRRVVARRRLRQTTTVVALEDVSFEVEWGETMGLVGDNGAGKSTLLRVIARTMRPDSGSVVVNGETSTLLQLGAGFNHELSGRRNVYLSGLAHGLARAEVARLFDAIVAYAELGEAIDRPIKSYSSGMVSRLAFSISIHLLPDILLLDEVLAVGDAGFRKKSQAAMRELLGQGGAVMVASHVLSGMAEMCDRVLWLERGRVRDLGSAEAVIEAYGRASPSAPR from the coding sequence ATGAGGGCGGCGCGATCGCCACAGGCCATCAGGGTCAGCGAGGTAGGGGTTCGCTACCGCTCCTACGTGGACCGCGCCTCGACCTTCCGGCGGGTGGTGGCCCGGCGCAGGCTCAGGCAGACCACCACGGTGGTGGCTCTCGAGGACGTCTCCTTCGAGGTGGAGTGGGGAGAGACCATGGGGTTGGTGGGTGATAACGGGGCCGGCAAGAGCACGCTGCTGCGGGTGATCGCCCGGACCATGCGTCCCGACTCGGGCTCGGTGGTGGTGAACGGTGAGACCTCCACCCTCCTCCAACTGGGGGCGGGTTTCAACCATGAGCTCTCCGGGCGCCGCAACGTCTACTTGAGCGGTCTGGCCCACGGACTGGCCCGGGCGGAGGTGGCCCGGCTGTTCGATGCCATCGTGGCCTATGCCGAGCTGGGAGAGGCCATCGATCGCCCGATCAAGTCCTACTCGTCGGGCATGGTGTCCCGGCTGGCCTTCTCGATCTCCATCCATCTGCTGCCCGACATCCTGCTGCTGGACGAGGTCCTGGCAGTCGGCGACGCCGGATTCAGGAAGAAGAGCCAGGCGGCCATGCGAGAACTGCTCGGGCAGGGTGGGGCGGTGATGGTGGCCAGCCACGTACTCAGCGGTATGGCCGAGATGTGTGATCGGGTTCTGTGGCTGGAGCGGGGGAGGGTACGGGACCTGGGATCCGCCGAAGCCGTCATCGAGGCCTACGGCCGGGCTTCCCCGTCGGCGCCCCGGTGA